In a single window of the Olivibacter sp. SDN3 genome:
- a CDS encoding group III truncated hemoglobin — protein MRDIRNKIDLEKLVKTFYDRATKDDLIGHYFTSVIPIDWDRHIPIIISFWSNILFNSGEYKGGMMYKHMNLNYLSAFEEKHFDRWLALWNDTVDQLFVGPQANEVKYRAKTIAVIMQTKLGVFRGED, from the coding sequence ATGCGTGATATCAGGAACAAAATAGATCTCGAAAAGCTGGTAAAAACCTTTTATGATCGAGCAACAAAGGATGACCTAATCGGTCATTATTTCACATCCGTAATTCCGATCGACTGGGATCGGCACATTCCTATTATCATATCCTTCTGGAGCAACATTTTATTTAACAGTGGAGAATATAAAGGAGGGATGATGTATAAGCATATGAATCTAAATTATCTGTCTGCATTTGAAGAGAAGCACTTTGATCGCTGGTTAGCCCTTTGGAATGATACGGTAGACCAGCTCTTCGTTGGACCGCAAGCGAACGAGGTGAAGTACCGGGCTAAAACTATAGCAGTAATTATGCAGACCAAGCTGGGAGTGTTCAGGGGCGAGGATTAA
- a CDS encoding porin family protein — protein MKKVFLSICILISTATMASAQLLPTFQFGLKGGLNFSQLRTDGSWLNSSSRTGYQAGVWARVGGAGFHFQPELYVTGKSAEATFNENNGNVTANVTFTSLDLPLLLGTRIGLGPIAARVQAGPVVSFLVDKGIGNALQEVTEFSNYRNQAIALTGGVGVDIMKFRADLRYEHGLSSLSKDGSESQKLSLWTIGIGYRLF, from the coding sequence ATGAAAAAAGTATTTTTATCTATTTGTATACTGATTAGTACAGCGACGATGGCTTCTGCTCAATTACTTCCGACATTTCAATTTGGTTTGAAGGGAGGCCTTAACTTTTCTCAGTTAAGAACGGATGGAAGCTGGTTAAACTCCAGTTCGCGTACCGGTTATCAAGCAGGGGTATGGGCCCGTGTTGGTGGAGCAGGATTTCATTTCCAGCCGGAATTATACGTGACGGGAAAATCCGCAGAAGCAACATTTAATGAAAATAATGGAAATGTAACTGCAAATGTAACTTTTACCAGTCTTGATTTACCCCTATTATTAGGCACACGTATTGGATTAGGCCCTATTGCAGCAAGAGTGCAAGCAGGTCCTGTCGTATCTTTTTTAGTGGATAAAGGTATTGGAAATGCGCTACAAGAAGTAACCGAATTCAGCAACTACAGAAATCAAGCTATTGCACTTACCGGTGGCGTTGGTGTTGACATTATGAAGTTCAGAGCAGACTTAAGGTATGAACATGGTTTAAGTAGTTTAAGCAAGGACGGCTCGGAGTCACAAAAGTTAAGCTTGTGGACAATTGGTATAGGTTACCGCTTATTTTAG
- a CDS encoding S41 family peptidase, with translation MRQIVKFTGKVKISLGIIGALLLTAFTISKDGLFDVGKNLEIFSALYRQINVHYVENIDTEDLMKTGINAMLNRLDPYTEFIPESDLEDFKLRYVSTKYSGLGAKILTKKDGSVYIAEIYEGYPAHRSGLRSGDRIISIDGEQVKGKSAQEISHLLKGNEYTNVDLEIQRADNDELVEKQIERANIIQPNISYFSKNDQGIGYIKLDKFLTGAYEEMYEALADLQEEKGIKGLVLDLRDNGGGILQESVKIVNLFVNKGEHVVTQKGKQLNKQIAYITNNTPILPDVPLVILINEYSASASEIVAGALQDMDRAVVMGQRSFGKGLVQQTYRLPYNNMVKVTVAKYYTPSGRCIQALDYAHKDAYGFGSKMDDSLITEFKTKNGRKVYNGNGIFPDITLEEEKLSPIAQKLLNELIIFDYATLYYNTHKRVNKAADFSLSEDEYQSFTDYLIDLNFHYNPNSEKLLEQLRLAIDEEGKTPLLEEELAVMKEKLNNNDLDELQFYKAEIKGLLEKEIVSRYYYQKGRYEYAMRHDNTFLAAEDILVAEEKQLVYCDVLEGKGSFRTIGKPNVHLASSETFD, from the coding sequence ATGAGACAGATAGTAAAATTTACCGGAAAAGTCAAGATATCATTGGGTATTATAGGTGCATTGCTATTGACCGCGTTTACCATTTCGAAGGATGGTTTATTTGATGTTGGGAAAAATCTTGAAATATTTTCTGCCCTTTATAGGCAGATCAATGTGCATTATGTGGAAAATATAGACACAGAAGATCTAATGAAAACAGGGATTAATGCCATGCTAAACAGACTTGACCCCTATACCGAATTTATTCCCGAATCGGATCTTGAAGACTTTAAACTGAGATATGTTAGTACGAAATACAGCGGTTTAGGAGCAAAAATTCTGACCAAGAAAGATGGTAGTGTCTATATTGCGGAGATATACGAGGGGTATCCGGCGCATCGATCTGGCTTACGATCTGGCGATAGGATTATCAGCATCGATGGAGAACAGGTAAAGGGAAAGTCAGCACAGGAAATCAGTCATCTACTCAAGGGTAACGAATATACAAATGTCGACTTAGAAATTCAACGTGCAGACAATGATGAACTTGTTGAAAAACAAATTGAACGCGCAAACATTATACAGCCCAACATCAGTTATTTCTCCAAAAATGACCAGGGCATAGGATATATTAAACTTGATAAATTCCTTACGGGAGCGTATGAAGAAATGTATGAGGCGCTGGCAGACTTACAGGAAGAAAAAGGTATTAAAGGATTGGTGCTCGATTTGAGAGATAATGGCGGAGGAATTTTACAAGAATCGGTTAAAATTGTTAACCTTTTTGTTAATAAAGGGGAGCATGTTGTAACACAGAAAGGAAAGCAATTAAATAAGCAAATAGCTTACATTACGAATAATACGCCAATTTTGCCCGATGTTCCACTGGTGATATTGATCAATGAATATTCGGCTTCTGCTTCTGAAATTGTTGCAGGAGCTTTGCAGGATATGGATCGGGCCGTCGTTATGGGACAGCGGAGTTTCGGCAAAGGGCTGGTACAGCAGACCTATAGATTGCCTTATAATAACATGGTAAAGGTTACCGTAGCAAAATACTATACACCTTCTGGTAGATGTATTCAGGCGCTGGATTATGCACACAAAGATGCTTACGGGTTTGGTAGTAAAATGGACGACAGTCTCATTACAGAGTTTAAAACAAAAAACGGAAGAAAAGTTTATAATGGCAACGGCATTTTTCCAGATATTACATTGGAAGAAGAAAAATTAAGTCCAATTGCTCAAAAGCTATTGAATGAGCTCATCATCTTCGACTACGCTACCTTATATTATAATACACATAAACGCGTAAACAAAGCAGCAGACTTTAGCTTATCGGAAGATGAGTATCAGTCATTTACAGATTATTTAATTGACTTGAACTTCCATTATAACCCAAATTCAGAAAAATTATTGGAACAATTACGTTTAGCGATAGATGAAGAAGGAAAAACACCTTTGCTGGAGGAAGAATTAGCGGTTATGAAGGAAAAATTGAATAATAATGACCTAGATGAACTCCAGTTCTATAAAGCGGAAATCAAAGGGCTTTTGGAGAAGGAAATCGTGAGCCGCTATTATTATCAAAAAGGAAGATACGAATATGCTATGCGTCATGATAATACTTTTTTAGCAGCGGAGGATATTCTGGTGGCGGAGGAAAAGCAGCTCGTTTACTGCGATGTGCTTGAAGGGAAAGGGAGCTTCCGTACGATTGGTAAACCAAATGTGCATTTGGCTTCCTCTGAAACATTTGATTAG
- a CDS encoding LytTR family DNA-binding domain-containing protein, giving the protein MIRCLVVDDEPLALDIIADYIEKVPELSLSATTTNAIEGLGFVQQGNIDLVFLDVQMPELTGIQFLKIINGKCDVILTTAYPQYALEGYELNVTDYLLKPIAFDRFYKSVQKVIGQKNQAKNKHTFADQPQSNKVTDFIFVKTEHKIQRIDYDDIYYIEGLKDYISIFTSNERVITLQNMKRMEETLPEERFIRVHKSYIVALEKIESIERGRISLRDKIIPIGDTFKDAFYKRIGEKNS; this is encoded by the coding sequence ATGATACGATGTTTAGTAGTAGACGACGAGCCTTTAGCATTAGATATTATCGCAGATTATATAGAAAAAGTGCCTGAACTAAGTTTATCTGCCACTACTACCAATGCCATTGAAGGATTGGGCTTTGTTCAACAGGGCAATATCGATCTGGTTTTTTTAGATGTACAAATGCCCGAGTTGACCGGTATACAATTCTTAAAAATTATCAATGGTAAGTGTGACGTCATACTGACAACGGCCTACCCCCAATATGCATTGGAAGGTTATGAACTCAATGTTACCGACTATTTATTAAAACCAATCGCTTTTGATCGTTTTTATAAATCTGTACAGAAAGTTATCGGACAAAAAAACCAAGCAAAAAACAAACATACATTTGCCGACCAGCCCCAGTCAAATAAGGTTACTGATTTTATCTTCGTAAAAACCGAGCATAAGATACAACGAATTGATTACGATGATATCTATTATATAGAAGGTTTAAAGGATTACATTTCAATCTTTACCTCCAACGAGCGGGTCATCACACTACAGAACATGAAACGCATGGAAGAAACGCTACCTGAGGAACGCTTCATAAGGGTTCACAAGTCGTATATTGTAGCATTGGAAAAAATCGAAAGCATCGAACGCGGGAGGATTTCACTGCGGGACAAAATTATTCCGATAGGTGACACTTTCAAAGATGCTTTCTATAAAAGAATCGGCGAGAAAAACAGCTAA
- a CDS encoding sensor histidine kinase: MKKSHIIYHILIWIIITALLFLTSDQKTNITHNLFYIFYTGVNIFIFYLTYFFITPYFIGSKRYLPGIVYSVILLFVTSFTKLVIAVYNSDIVMRYGDNLEKTLSKEQYFTSALMITLFFMLLSYGFRLATNSYQIEQARKTLETEKLNAELAFLKSQINPHFLFNSLNNIYSLAYQKSDKAPEAILKLSEIMRYMLYESNDDKVSLEDEINYLENYIDLQKLRVKEHVYLELKINVDNYQHRVMPLLVISFLENVFKHGVATDKEHPIRITVEVQNSRLHFKAQNKKNKLNKDKTGGIGLTNLKRRLELGYPNKHTFNIQDNDDYYSSELFVYL; the protein is encoded by the coding sequence ATGAAAAAAAGCCATATAATCTATCATATCTTAATATGGATTATCATAACGGCCTTGTTGTTTCTCACAAGTGATCAAAAGACAAACATTACACACAATCTATTCTATATATTTTATACCGGTGTAAATATTTTTATTTTCTATCTTACCTACTTTTTTATCACGCCCTATTTCATTGGTAGTAAACGTTATCTTCCGGGCATCGTTTATTCGGTAATTTTGCTCTTTGTTACGTCGTTTACCAAATTGGTTATTGCTGTGTATAATAGTGATATTGTCATGCGCTACGGAGATAACCTTGAAAAGACCTTAAGTAAAGAGCAGTACTTTACTTCAGCCCTAATGATCACATTGTTCTTTATGTTGCTAAGTTACGGTTTCAGATTAGCCACTAATTCGTACCAGATCGAACAGGCCCGCAAAACACTTGAAACAGAAAAGCTAAATGCGGAACTGGCTTTTCTAAAATCGCAAATCAACCCACATTTTTTGTTTAATTCGCTTAACAACATCTATTCTCTTGCATATCAAAAATCAGACAAAGCGCCCGAAGCTATATTAAAGCTGTCTGAAATCATGCGTTATATGCTTTATGAAAGCAACGACGATAAGGTTTCATTAGAAGATGAAATCAATTACCTGGAAAACTATATAGACTTACAAAAGCTACGCGTTAAAGAACATGTTTATTTGGAGTTAAAAATCAATGTCGACAATTATCAACATCGTGTAATGCCGCTCTTGGTGATATCTTTCCTTGAAAATGTATTCAAACACGGTGTCGCCACAGATAAAGAACATCCTATACGTATTACTGTTGAAGTTCAAAACAGTCGTTTACACTTTAAAGCGCAGAATAAAAAGAATAAACTCAACAAGGATAAAACGGGCGGAATCGGCCTAACCAACCTCAAAAGGCGCCTTGAGTTAGGATACCCAAATAAACATACTTTTAATATACAAGACAACGATGATTATTATAGCAGTGAATTATTTGTATATTTATAA
- a CDS encoding BlaI/MecI/CopY family transcriptional regulator, whose amino-acid sequence MEIKELTRAEEQIMQELWKLNKAFVKEIIEEMDEPKPAYNTVSTIIRILETKGFVGHESFGKSHRYFPKISKDDYKEFATGKLLLGYFDNSANNMLSFFLEEKKLNLKDADELLKLLAEAKKKAK is encoded by the coding sequence ATGGAGATAAAAGAATTAACGAGAGCAGAGGAGCAGATTATGCAAGAGTTGTGGAAATTAAATAAAGCTTTCGTAAAAGAGATTATTGAAGAAATGGATGAACCCAAACCTGCATATAATACGGTTTCGACGATCATACGTATACTGGAGACAAAGGGCTTTGTAGGGCATGAGAGCTTCGGAAAAAGCCACCGGTATTTCCCGAAGATTAGCAAAGATGACTATAAGGAGTTCGCTACGGGTAAGTTGCTGTTGGGATACTTCGATAATTCAGCCAATAATATGCTTTCTTTTTTTCTGGAAGAGAAAAAGCTGAATCTTAAAGATGCCGATGAACTGTTAAAGCTATTGGCTGAAGCAAAGAAGAAGGCAAAGTAA
- a CDS encoding energy transducer TonB, with product MNYLIIANIYLTLFGVFYWLFLSKETFFQINRWYLIGTVLLSFVLPLIQLTWLQEMFRTSTVVIARASIDAVAVYAEPKAEEEFRSFLSKIPFWLTVYMAGCAVQAFFTIRKVIALKRKLGMDNSGDAYSFLGSVKVDRDQDGASFVLQHEKVHVRQLHSLDILFAEAVKIFNWFNPMVYYWSKSVKLTHEYIADEAINKTAQERLAYAELLISKTFSIAPSALTNNFFNHSFIKSRIHMLFKNKSKRTALLKYTLAVPLFVGMLIFSSAKVSDVEGLSRVLSDNLQVKKSFYKSMGRNINYLQEAKENGAIGAVDIAFESEKGEVKQAKALKTIGFGIEKEVIRVLSLPEVQPDLPEGKHILRVNFKMMPVEEDRSRKEETKEDASRLEGYHNLDDLVIVGYAKQEASPKGRPEKENDTERVQLAINREDQDTVKSKEDVSDYNLVDVPPSFPGGMKAFYEWVGQNYVYPQKAKDEGVNGTIHLSFVVERNGALSDFKLLQDLGHGTGEAALEMLKKSPKWTPATVKGEAVRVAYSLPIQLNLQEKE from the coding sequence ATGAATTACTTAATTATAGCAAATATTTATCTGACATTATTCGGTGTGTTTTATTGGCTGTTTTTATCAAAGGAGACCTTTTTTCAGATCAATCGATGGTATTTGATCGGAACAGTGCTGCTATCCTTCGTCTTGCCTTTAATACAGCTCACTTGGTTACAGGAGATGTTTAGAACAAGTACAGTTGTAATAGCCCGCGCGAGTATTGACGCCGTTGCTGTCTACGCTGAACCGAAGGCCGAGGAGGAGTTTCGTTCATTTTTATCTAAAATACCTTTCTGGTTAACTGTTTATATGGCAGGGTGCGCCGTACAGGCATTTTTTACGATCAGAAAGGTGATAGCGTTAAAACGAAAACTGGGAATGGACAATTCCGGAGATGCCTATTCGTTTTTGGGTTCAGTTAAAGTAGATCGTGATCAGGATGGAGCTAGTTTTGTGTTGCAACATGAGAAGGTTCATGTACGGCAATTGCATAGCCTAGATATTCTGTTTGCGGAAGCGGTGAAGATCTTTAATTGGTTTAACCCCATGGTTTATTATTGGAGTAAATCGGTCAAATTAACACATGAATATATAGCAGACGAGGCGATTAATAAAACCGCTCAAGAAAGACTAGCTTATGCCGAGTTACTGATCAGCAAAACTTTTTCCATAGCACCAAGCGCATTGACTAATAATTTTTTCAATCATTCGTTCATTAAAAGTCGTATTCACATGTTATTCAAGAATAAATCAAAAAGAACAGCTTTATTAAAATATACATTGGCTGTGCCGCTATTTGTCGGAATGTTAATTTTTTCTTCTGCGAAAGTGAGTGACGTAGAAGGTTTAAGCCGTGTATTATCGGATAATCTACAGGTCAAAAAGTCCTTTTATAAATCTATGGGACGAAATATCAATTATCTGCAGGAAGCGAAGGAGAATGGAGCAATAGGAGCAGTAGATATTGCGTTTGAAAGTGAGAAAGGTGAAGTTAAGCAGGCAAAAGCGCTTAAAACTATTGGTTTTGGGATAGAAAAAGAGGTGATAAGGGTATTAAGTTTACCCGAAGTTCAGCCAGATTTACCCGAAGGTAAACATATTTTACGTGTAAATTTTAAGATGATGCCTGTAGAAGAAGATCGATCCCGCAAAGAGGAAACAAAGGAAGATGCTTCTCGTTTGGAAGGATATCATAATTTGGACGATTTAGTGATTGTCGGTTATGCAAAGCAAGAAGCATCGCCAAAGGGCAGGCCGGAAAAGGAAAATGATACCGAGCGCGTTCAATTGGCGATCAATAGGGAAGATCAGGACACAGTGAAAAGTAAGGAAGATGTAAGTGACTACAATTTAGTAGATGTGCCACCCAGTTTTCCCGGCGGGATGAAAGCTTTCTATGAATGGGTTGGCCAAAACTACGTGTATCCCCAAAAAGCAAAGGACGAAGGAGTCAATGGAACCATCCATTTAAGTTTTGTCGTAGAGCGAAACGGTGCCTTGAGTGATTTTAAGTTACTGCAGGATCTTGGTCATGGTACAGGAGAAGCGGCTTTGGAAATGTTAAAAAAGTCGCCTAAATGGACTCCGGCTACCGTTAAAGGTGAGGCGGTTCGCGTTGCCTATTCCTTACCTATCCAGCTGAATCTACAGGAAAAGGAGTAG
- a CDS encoding succinate dehydrogenase/fumarate reductase iron-sulfur subunit translates to MSENTMNLTLKVWRQKNEDSKGKFVTIQAKNISPDMSFLEMLDVVNEDLTRKGEDPIYFDHDCREGICGMCSLHINGQPHGPKHGTTTCQLHMRSFHDGQTIVIEPWRAAAFPVIKDLAVDRTAFERIQQAGGYVSVNTGGVPDGNTLPIPKVKADEAFESATCIGCGACVAACKNASAMLFVSAKISQYALLPQGQAERYDRAQAMVKQMDKEGFGACTVTKACEAECPVGIKLTNIARMNREYFNAKFFKEKTAH, encoded by the coding sequence ATGAGTGAAAACACGATGAACTTAACGCTGAAAGTTTGGCGTCAAAAAAATGAAGATTCAAAAGGTAAGTTTGTTACGATTCAAGCAAAGAACATTTCTCCAGACATGTCTTTCTTGGAGATGCTCGACGTAGTAAACGAAGACCTTACGAGAAAAGGGGAAGACCCTATATACTTTGATCACGATTGCCGCGAAGGAATTTGTGGGATGTGCTCGCTGCATATTAACGGACAACCACACGGACCAAAACATGGTACAACCACATGCCAGCTGCATATGCGTAGCTTTCATGATGGACAAACCATCGTTATCGAGCCTTGGAGAGCGGCTGCATTTCCGGTAATCAAAGACCTGGCCGTAGATCGCACTGCTTTTGAACGCATCCAGCAGGCTGGCGGTTACGTATCGGTAAATACCGGTGGTGTACCCGATGGGAATACACTTCCCATTCCGAAGGTCAAAGCTGATGAAGCTTTTGAGTCAGCGACCTGTATCGGTTGTGGAGCTTGTGTTGCTGCTTGTAAAAATGCCTCTGCCATGCTCTTCGTATCTGCCAAAATATCTCAGTATGCTTTGCTCCCACAAGGTCAGGCAGAACGTTATGACCGGGCACAGGCTATGGTAAAGCAAATGGATAAAGAAGGCTTTGGTGCTTGTACAGTAACAAAGGCTTGTGAAGCGGAGTGCCCTGTCGGAATTAAATTGACAAATATAGCGCGTATGAACAGAGAATACTTTAATGCCAAGTTCTTTAAAGAAAAAACAGCTCATTAA
- a CDS encoding fumarate reductase/succinate dehydrogenase flavoprotein subunit has product MILDSKIPEGPLAEKWSKHKFNLKLVNPANKRKFTIIVVGTGLAGASAAASLAELGYNVKTFCYQDSPRRAHSIAAQGGINAAKNYQNDGDSIYRLFYDTIKGGDYRAREANVYRLAEVSVNIIDQCVAQGVPFAREYGGLLDNRSFGGAQVSRTFYARGQTGQQLLLGAYSALNRQIHTGKVQSYTRHEMLDVVMVDGHARGIVTRDLKTGAIETHEGHAVLLCTGGYGNVFFLSTNAMGCNVTAAWRAHKRGAFFANPCYTQIHPTCIPVTGDHQSKLTLMSESLRNDGRVWVPKTKETAEKLRKGQIKVTDIKEEDRDYFLERKYPSFGNLVPRDVASRNAKMMCDEGRGVGTTGLAVFLDFADAINRMGEDTVRAKYGNLFDMYYQITDENPYQQPMRIYPAVHYTMGGLWVDYNLMTSIPGLYALGECNFSDHGANRLGASALMQGLADGYFVIPYTVGDYLTSLGSFAPVDKNHPAFESARKEVETKVKKLLSLKGSKTVDDIHKKLGHIMWEYCGMARNEAGLKKAKGMIQALREEFWNDVTVLGENEELNLSLEKAGRVADFLELGELMVDDALNRSESCGGHFREESATPEGEAQRDDENFAYVSAWQYNGDNQPETLHKEKLVFENVKLTQRSYK; this is encoded by the coding sequence ATGATATTAGATTCTAAAATACCAGAAGGCCCATTAGCCGAGAAATGGTCAAAACATAAATTCAACCTAAAGCTCGTTAATCCTGCCAATAAGCGTAAATTTACGATTATTGTGGTGGGTACCGGCTTAGCGGGCGCTTCTGCAGCTGCTTCACTCGCAGAACTTGGATACAATGTAAAAACATTCTGCTATCAGGACAGCCCCCGCCGCGCGCACTCTATAGCTGCACAAGGAGGGATAAATGCAGCTAAAAATTATCAAAATGATGGTGACAGCATATATCGGCTATTTTACGACACCATTAAAGGAGGCGATTACAGAGCCCGTGAGGCCAATGTATATCGACTGGCAGAAGTTTCTGTAAATATTATCGATCAGTGTGTGGCACAAGGCGTTCCCTTTGCCCGGGAATACGGCGGTTTATTAGATAATCGCTCTTTTGGTGGTGCCCAGGTATCGCGTACATTCTATGCCCGTGGACAAACCGGACAGCAGCTATTGCTTGGCGCTTATTCGGCACTGAACCGCCAAATACACACAGGCAAAGTACAATCCTATACCCGCCACGAAATGTTGGATGTAGTGATGGTTGATGGTCACGCAAGAGGTATCGTTACGCGTGATCTGAAAACGGGAGCTATCGAAACGCACGAAGGACACGCCGTTTTACTTTGTACAGGCGGTTATGGCAACGTATTCTTCCTGTCTACAAACGCCATGGGTTGTAACGTAACCGCAGCATGGAGAGCGCATAAGCGCGGTGCTTTTTTTGCAAATCCATGTTATACGCAGATTCACCCAACTTGTATCCCTGTAACGGGAGATCACCAATCGAAACTGACCTTAATGTCGGAATCTTTACGTAATGACGGGAGAGTTTGGGTGCCAAAAACAAAAGAAACGGCTGAAAAACTTAGAAAGGGTCAAATAAAAGTTACCGATATCAAAGAAGAAGATAGAGACTATTTTCTTGAACGTAAATACCCTTCCTTTGGGAACCTAGTACCTCGCGACGTTGCTTCCCGTAATGCTAAAATGATGTGCGATGAAGGTAGGGGCGTAGGTACAACGGGCTTAGCCGTATTTCTTGATTTTGCCGATGCGATTAATCGCATGGGCGAAGACACGGTAAGAGCAAAATACGGAAACCTATTTGATATGTATTATCAAATAACCGATGAGAACCCTTACCAACAACCCATGCGTATTTATCCAGCGGTTCACTATACCATGGGTGGATTATGGGTAGATTATAACCTCATGACCAGTATCCCAGGACTATATGCTTTGGGCGAATGTAACTTCTCAGATCATGGAGCCAATAGACTGGGAGCATCTGCACTAATGCAGGGCTTAGCTGATGGGTATTTTGTAATTCCTTATACCGTAGGCGATTACTTAACCAGCCTAGGCAGCTTTGCTCCAGTGGATAAAAACCATCCAGCATTTGAATCTGCCCGTAAAGAGGTGGAAACGAAGGTCAAGAAATTGTTGAGCCTAAAGGGGTCTAAAACCGTTGATGACATCCATAAAAAATTAGGGCATATTATGTGGGAATACTGTGGTATGGCTCGTAATGAGGCTGGTTTGAAAAAAGCAAAAGGGATGATTCAAGCCTTACGTGAGGAGTTTTGGAATGACGTTACCGTCTTGGGAGAAAATGAAGAATTGAACCTGTCCCTTGAAAAAGCAGGCCGGGTAGCCGACTTCCTGGAACTCGGAGAGCTTATGGTTGACGATGCATTAAATCGTTCAGAATCTTGTGGCGGTCATTTCCGTGAAGAAAGTGCCACTCCCGAAGGAGAAGCGCAACGCGATGACGAAAACTTTGCTTATGTTTCAGCTTGGCAATACAACGGTGATAACCAACCGGAAACGCTCCATAAAGAAAAGTTAGTTTTTGAAAACGTGAAGTTAACACAAAGAAGTTATAAATAA
- a CDS encoding succinate dehydrogenase cytochrome b subunit encodes MSSFNQALTSTLGKKLIMSLTGLFLCTFLIVHLIGNLQLFKDDAGKAFNDYAYFMTHFAPIKVVSYLLYASIIIHAIYALILTLQNKKARPVGYASYAGNRNSTWNSRNMGILGTVLLVFIATHLSNFWWKYHNDEVPYIEYRTNLNTLDTQASELSAAEFSDYQKFVQDGEEITKARDLYKQVAFAFQNPILVAFYVLAMIALSFHLIHGFRSAFQSLGFDHKKYTPIIRFLAIWAFGIIIPIGFAAMPLYFFFCK; translated from the coding sequence ATGAGTAGTTTTAATCAAGCATTAACTTCCACATTAGGCAAGAAGCTAATCATGAGTTTGACAGGACTGTTTCTATGTACGTTCCTGATTGTACACTTGATTGGTAACCTCCAATTATTTAAGGATGATGCAGGTAAGGCCTTTAATGACTATGCCTATTTCATGACACACTTTGCTCCCATAAAAGTGGTATCATATTTATTGTATGCATCTATTATTATTCACGCTATCTATGCACTAATTCTAACCTTACAAAACAAAAAAGCTCGCCCTGTTGGTTATGCGAGCTATGCAGGTAACAGGAATAGTACCTGGAATTCTAGGAATATGGGGATCTTAGGGACTGTCCTTCTGGTTTTTATTGCTACTCACTTGTCGAACTTTTGGTGGAAATATCATAACGATGAGGTTCCATATATAGAATATCGCACCAATTTAAACACATTGGATACGCAGGCATCAGAACTAAGCGCTGCCGAATTTTCAGATTATCAGAAGTTTGTTCAAGATGGGGAAGAAATAACAAAGGCCCGTGATTTATATAAACAGGTTGCCTTTGCCTTTCAGAACCCTATATTAGTGGCTTTCTATGTATTGGCCATGATAGCACTATCTTTCCACTTGATTCATGGTTTCAGAAGTGCTTTCCAATCACTTGGATTTGATCATAAAAAATATACTCCAATCATCAGATTTTTAGCAATCTGGGCATTTGGCATCATTATTCCTATTGGATTTGCTGCTATGCCGTTGTATTTTTTCTTTTGTAAATAA